A genomic window from Phocoena sinus isolate mPhoSin1 chromosome 20, mPhoSin1.pri, whole genome shotgun sequence includes:
- the TRPV2 gene encoding transient receptor potential cation channel subfamily V member 2 isoform X9 — protein sequence MSSPSSPPAFRLETSDGGQEDGAQVDKGKLGGGAGPPPMESPFQGEDRNFSPQIKVNLNFRKGAGASQPDPNRFDRDRLFSVVARGVPDDLVGLPEYLRRTSKYLTDSEYTEGSTGKTCLMKAVLNLRDGTNACIEPLLQIDRDSGNPRPLVNAQCTDEYYRGHSALHIAIEKRSLPCVKLLVENGADVHARACGQFFQKKSQETCFYFGEMPLSLAACTKQWDVVTYLLENPHQPASLQAADSLGNTALHALVMIADDSAENTEMVTRMYDGLLQAGARLCPTVQLEDIPNLQGLTPLKLAAKEGKIEILRHILQREFLGPCQSLSRKFTEWSYGPVRVSLYDLASVDSWEENSVLEIIAFHCQSPHRHRMVVLEPLNKLLQAKWNLLIPRFLFNFLCYLTYVSIFTAVTYHQPALDKDFLPLEGTAGNSVLLLGHILMLLVGANILMGQVLCFLAIEWYLPLLVCSLALGWVNLLYYTRGLQHTGIYSVMIQKVILRDLLRFLLVYLVFLFGFAVALVSLSREARDPGAPAGSNTTEVAGKGDAEGSTAPYEGVLDASLELFKFTIGMGELAVQDQLRFRGVALLLLLTHVLLTYVLLLNMLVALMSETVSSVASDSWSIWKLQKAISVLEMENGYWWCRRKKQRAGVKLTVGTRPDGRPDERWCFRRPEEPSPGLPFQPGQCRGGRPCAPPAP from the exons ATGTCCTCGCCCTCCAGCCCGCCCGCTTTCAGGCTCGAGACGTCAGATGGAGGCCAAGAAGATGGTGCCCAGGTGGACAAAGGAAAACTGGGCGGTGGTGCCGGGCCACCCCCCATGGAATCACCATTCCAGGGCGAGGACCGGAACTTCTCGCCTCAGATCAAAGTGAACCTCAACTTCCGAAAGGGGGCAGGTGCCAG CCAACCAGACCCAAACCGCTTCGACCGTGACCGGCTCTTCAGCGTGGTGGCCCGGGGGGTCCCCGACGATCTGGTGGGGCTACCAGAGTACCTGCGCCGGACCAGCAAGTACCTCACGGACTCGGAGTACACAG AGGGCTCCACGGGGAAGACATGCCTGATGAAGGCCGTGCTGAACCTTCGGGACGGGACCAACGCCTGCATTGAGCCGCTGCTGCAGATTGACCGGGACTCGGGCAATCCTCGGCCTCTGGTCAACGCCCAGTGCACAGATGAGTACTACCGAGGCCACAGTGCCCTGCACATCGCCATCGAGAAGAGGAGCCTGCCGTGTGTGAAGCTCCTGGTGGAGAATGGGGCTGACGTGCATGCCCGGGCCTGTGGCCAGTTCTTCCAGAAGAAAAGCCAAGAGACCTGCTTCTACTTCG GCGAGATGCCCCTCTCCCTGGCCGCGTGCACCAAGCAGTGGGACGTGGTGACCTACCTCCTGGAGAACCCGCACCAGCCCGCCAGCCTGCAGGCCGCCGACTCGCTGGGCAACACGGCCCTGCACGCCTTGGTGATGATCGCAGACGACTCGGCCGAGAACACGGAGATGGTGACCCGCATGTACGATGGGCTGCTCCAGGCGGGGGCCCGCCTCTGCCCCACGGTGCAGCTCGAGGACATCCCCAACCTGCAGGGCCTCACGCCCCTGAAGCTGGCCGCCAAGGAGGGCAAGATTGAG ATTCTCAGACACATCCTGCAGCGGGAGTTCCTGGGGCCGTGCCAGTCCCTTTCCCGCAAGTTCACGGAGTGGTCCTACGGGCCTGTGCGGGTGTCGCTGTATGACCTGGCCTCTGTGGACAGCTGGGAGGAGAACTCAGTGCTGGAGATCATCGCCTTTCATTGCCAAAGCCCG CACCGGCACCGAATGGTGGTTTTGGAGCCACTGAACAAACTGCTGCAGGCGAAGTGGAATCTGCTCATCCCCAGGTTCCTCTTCAACTTCCTGTGTTACTTGACCTACGTGTCCATCTTCACCGCTGTCACCTACCACCAGCCTGCCCTGGACAAG GACTTCCTCCCGCTGGAAGGAACTGCTGGGAACTCCGTGCTGCTGCTGGGCCACATCCTGATGCTGCTCGTGGGGGCCAACATCCTCATGGGCCAG gtgctgtgcttcctggccatcgaGTGGTACCTGCCCCTGCTCGTGTGCTCCCTGGCGCTGGGCTGGGTGAACTTGCTGTACTACACGCGCGGCCTGCAGCACACGGGCATCTACAGTGTCATGATCCAGAAG GTCATCCTGCGGGACCTGCTCCGCTTCCTCCTGGTCTACTTGGTTTTCCTTTTCGGCTTCGCTGTAG cACTGGTGAGCCTTAGCCGGGAGGCCCGGGACCCCGGGGCCCCTGCGGGCTCCAACACCACGGAGGTGGCGGGAAAGGGGGACGCGGAGGGCAGCACGGCCCCGTACGAGGGCGTCCTGGACGCCTCCTTGGAGCTGTTCAAGTTCACCATCGGCATGGGCGAGCTGGCCGTCCAGGATCAGCTGCGCTTCCGTGGGGTGgcgctgctgctgcttctgaccCACGTGCTGCTCACCTACGTCCTGCTGCTCAACATGCTCGTCGCCCTCATGAGCGAGACCGTCAGCAGCGTCGCCAGCGACAGCTGGAGCATCTGGAAGCTGCAG aaagccatctctgtcctggAGATGGAGAACGGCTACTGGTGGTGCAGGAGGAAGAAGCAGCGGGCAGGGGTGAAACTGACAGTTGGCACCAGGCCGGACGGTCGCCCTGACGAGCGCTGGTGCTTCAG GCGCCCTGAAGaacccagccctggcctcccATTCCAGCCAGGACAGTGCCGTGGAGGAAGACCATGTGCCCCTCCAGCTCCTTGA
- the TRPV2 gene encoding transient receptor potential cation channel subfamily V member 2 isoform X4: MSSPSSPPAFRLETSDGGQEDGAQVDKGKLGGGAGPPPMESPFQGEDRNFSPQIKVNLNFRKGAGASQPDPNRFDRDRLFSVVARGVPDDLVGLPEYLRRTSKYLTDSEYTEGSTGKTCLMKAVLNLRDGTNACIEPLLQIDRDSGNPRPLVNAQCTDEYYRGHSALHIAIEKRSLPCVKLLVENGADVHARACGQFFQKKSQETCFYFGEMPLSLAACTKQWDVVTYLLENPHQPASLQAADSLGNTALHALVMIADDSAENTEMVTRMYDGLLQAGARLCPTVQLEDIPNLQGLTPLKLAAKEGKIEILRHILQREFLGPCQSLSRKFTEWSYGPVRVSLYDLASVDSWEENSVLEIIAFHCQSPHRHRMVVLEPLNKLLQAKWNLLIPRFLFNFLCYLTYVSIFTAVTYHQPALDKDFLPLEGTAGNSVLLLGHILMLLVGANILMGQLWYFWRRRLFIWISFMDSYFEILFLVQALLTVLSQVLCFLAIEWYLPLLVCSLALGWVNLLYYTRGLQHTGIYSVMIQKVILRDLLRFLLVYLVFLFGFAVALVSLSREARDPGAPAGSNTTEVAGKGDAEGSTAPYEGVLDASLELFKFTIGMGELAVQDQLRFRGVALLLLLTHVLLTYVLLLNMLVALMSETVSSVASDSWSIWKLQKAISVLEMENGYWWCRRKKQRAGVKLTVGTRPDGRPDERWCFRVEEVNWAAWEQTLPTLREEPSGPGGPGTFSSWEEVPNWHLAEVQEMLAEAGRQERDCWGPRGCCPLA; the protein is encoded by the exons ATGTCCTCGCCCTCCAGCCCGCCCGCTTTCAGGCTCGAGACGTCAGATGGAGGCCAAGAAGATGGTGCCCAGGTGGACAAAGGAAAACTGGGCGGTGGTGCCGGGCCACCCCCCATGGAATCACCATTCCAGGGCGAGGACCGGAACTTCTCGCCTCAGATCAAAGTGAACCTCAACTTCCGAAAGGGGGCAGGTGCCAG CCAACCAGACCCAAACCGCTTCGACCGTGACCGGCTCTTCAGCGTGGTGGCCCGGGGGGTCCCCGACGATCTGGTGGGGCTACCAGAGTACCTGCGCCGGACCAGCAAGTACCTCACGGACTCGGAGTACACAG AGGGCTCCACGGGGAAGACATGCCTGATGAAGGCCGTGCTGAACCTTCGGGACGGGACCAACGCCTGCATTGAGCCGCTGCTGCAGATTGACCGGGACTCGGGCAATCCTCGGCCTCTGGTCAACGCCCAGTGCACAGATGAGTACTACCGAGGCCACAGTGCCCTGCACATCGCCATCGAGAAGAGGAGCCTGCCGTGTGTGAAGCTCCTGGTGGAGAATGGGGCTGACGTGCATGCCCGGGCCTGTGGCCAGTTCTTCCAGAAGAAAAGCCAAGAGACCTGCTTCTACTTCG GCGAGATGCCCCTCTCCCTGGCCGCGTGCACCAAGCAGTGGGACGTGGTGACCTACCTCCTGGAGAACCCGCACCAGCCCGCCAGCCTGCAGGCCGCCGACTCGCTGGGCAACACGGCCCTGCACGCCTTGGTGATGATCGCAGACGACTCGGCCGAGAACACGGAGATGGTGACCCGCATGTACGATGGGCTGCTCCAGGCGGGGGCCCGCCTCTGCCCCACGGTGCAGCTCGAGGACATCCCCAACCTGCAGGGCCTCACGCCCCTGAAGCTGGCCGCCAAGGAGGGCAAGATTGAG ATTCTCAGACACATCCTGCAGCGGGAGTTCCTGGGGCCGTGCCAGTCCCTTTCCCGCAAGTTCACGGAGTGGTCCTACGGGCCTGTGCGGGTGTCGCTGTATGACCTGGCCTCTGTGGACAGCTGGGAGGAGAACTCAGTGCTGGAGATCATCGCCTTTCATTGCCAAAGCCCG CACCGGCACCGAATGGTGGTTTTGGAGCCACTGAACAAACTGCTGCAGGCGAAGTGGAATCTGCTCATCCCCAGGTTCCTCTTCAACTTCCTGTGTTACTTGACCTACGTGTCCATCTTCACCGCTGTCACCTACCACCAGCCTGCCCTGGACAAG GACTTCCTCCCGCTGGAAGGAACTGCTGGGAACTCCGTGCTGCTGCTGGGCCACATCCTGATGCTGCTCGTGGGGGCCAACATCCTCATGGGCCAG CTGTGGTACTTCTGGAGGCGCCGTCTGTTCATCTGGATCTCGTTCATGGACAGCTACTTTGAAATCCTCTT CCTGGTCCAGGCGCTGCTCACCGTGCTGTCCCAGgtgctgtgcttcctggccatcgaGTGGTACCTGCCCCTGCTCGTGTGCTCCCTGGCGCTGGGCTGGGTGAACTTGCTGTACTACACGCGCGGCCTGCAGCACACGGGCATCTACAGTGTCATGATCCAGAAG GTCATCCTGCGGGACCTGCTCCGCTTCCTCCTGGTCTACTTGGTTTTCCTTTTCGGCTTCGCTGTAG cACTGGTGAGCCTTAGCCGGGAGGCCCGGGACCCCGGGGCCCCTGCGGGCTCCAACACCACGGAGGTGGCGGGAAAGGGGGACGCGGAGGGCAGCACGGCCCCGTACGAGGGCGTCCTGGACGCCTCCTTGGAGCTGTTCAAGTTCACCATCGGCATGGGCGAGCTGGCCGTCCAGGATCAGCTGCGCTTCCGTGGGGTGgcgctgctgctgcttctgaccCACGTGCTGCTCACCTACGTCCTGCTGCTCAACATGCTCGTCGCCCTCATGAGCGAGACCGTCAGCAGCGTCGCCAGCGACAGCTGGAGCATCTGGAAGCTGCAG aaagccatctctgtcctggAGATGGAGAACGGCTACTGGTGGTGCAGGAGGAAGAAGCAGCGGGCAGGGGTGAAACTGACAGTTGGCACCAGGCCGGACGGTCGCCCTGACGAGCGCTGGTGCTTCAG GGTAGAGGAGGTGAACTGGGCTGCGTGGGAGCAGACGCTACCCACGTTGCGTGAGGAGCCCTCAGGGCCAGGCGGCCCTG GGACTTTCAGCTCCTGGGAGGAGGTCCCTAACTGGCACCTGGCAGAGGTTCAAGAGATGCTTGCAGaagcagggaggcaggagagggactGCTGGGGACCCCGAGGCTGCTGTCCCCTGGCATGA
- the TRPV2 gene encoding transient receptor potential cation channel subfamily V member 2 isoform X5, producing MGGPVVQRLGRQLLLRRLGSSGLGGRMGSSRKEQPPPLRMSSPSSPPAFRLETSDGGQEDGAQVDKGKLGGGAGPPPMESPFQGEDRNFSPQIKVNLNFRKGAGASQPDPNRFDRDRLFSVVARGVPDDLVGLPEYLRRTSKYLTDSEYTEGSTGKTCLMKAVLNLRDGTNACIEPLLQIDRDSGNPRPLVNAQCTDEYYRGHSALHIAIEKRSLPCVKLLVENGADVHARACGQFFQKKSQETCFYFGEMPLSLAACTKQWDVVTYLLENPHQPASLQAADSLGNTALHALVMIADDSAENTEMVTRMYDGLLQAGARLCPTVQLEDIPNLQGLTPLKLAAKEGKIEILRHILQREFLGPCQSLSRKFTEWSYGPVRVSLYDLASVDSWEENSVLEIIAFHCQSPHRHRMVVLEPLNKLLQAKWNLLIPRFLFNFLCYLTYVSIFTAVTYHQPALDKDFLPLEGTAGNSVLLLGHILMLLVGANILMGQLWYFWRRRLFIWISFMDSYFEILFLVQALLTVLSQVLCFLAIEWYLPLLVCSLALGWVNLLYYTRGLQHTGIYSVMIQKVILRDLLRFLLVYLVFLFGFAVALVSLSREARDPGAPAGSNTTEVAGKGDAEGSTAPYEGVLDASLELFKFTIGMGELAVQDQLRFRGVALLLLLTHVLLTYVLLLNMLVALMSETVSSVASDSWSIWKLQKAISVLEMENGYWWCRRKKQRAGVKLTVGTRPDGRPDERWCFRRPEEPSPGLPFQPGQCRGGRPCAPPAP from the exons ATGGGGGGTCCGGTGGTACAGCGGCTGGGCAGACAGCTGTTGCTGCGGAGACTTGGGAGCAGTGGGCTGGGAGGCAGAATG GGTTCCAGCCGGAAGGAGCAGCCTCCTCCCCTTAGGATGTCCTCGCCCTCCAGCCCGCCCGCTTTCAGGCTCGAGACGTCAGATGGAGGCCAAGAAGATGGTGCCCAGGTGGACAAAGGAAAACTGGGCGGTGGTGCCGGGCCACCCCCCATGGAATCACCATTCCAGGGCGAGGACCGGAACTTCTCGCCTCAGATCAAAGTGAACCTCAACTTCCGAAAGGGGGCAGGTGCCAG CCAACCAGACCCAAACCGCTTCGACCGTGACCGGCTCTTCAGCGTGGTGGCCCGGGGGGTCCCCGACGATCTGGTGGGGCTACCAGAGTACCTGCGCCGGACCAGCAAGTACCTCACGGACTCGGAGTACACAG AGGGCTCCACGGGGAAGACATGCCTGATGAAGGCCGTGCTGAACCTTCGGGACGGGACCAACGCCTGCATTGAGCCGCTGCTGCAGATTGACCGGGACTCGGGCAATCCTCGGCCTCTGGTCAACGCCCAGTGCACAGATGAGTACTACCGAGGCCACAGTGCCCTGCACATCGCCATCGAGAAGAGGAGCCTGCCGTGTGTGAAGCTCCTGGTGGAGAATGGGGCTGACGTGCATGCCCGGGCCTGTGGCCAGTTCTTCCAGAAGAAAAGCCAAGAGACCTGCTTCTACTTCG GCGAGATGCCCCTCTCCCTGGCCGCGTGCACCAAGCAGTGGGACGTGGTGACCTACCTCCTGGAGAACCCGCACCAGCCCGCCAGCCTGCAGGCCGCCGACTCGCTGGGCAACACGGCCCTGCACGCCTTGGTGATGATCGCAGACGACTCGGCCGAGAACACGGAGATGGTGACCCGCATGTACGATGGGCTGCTCCAGGCGGGGGCCCGCCTCTGCCCCACGGTGCAGCTCGAGGACATCCCCAACCTGCAGGGCCTCACGCCCCTGAAGCTGGCCGCCAAGGAGGGCAAGATTGAG ATTCTCAGACACATCCTGCAGCGGGAGTTCCTGGGGCCGTGCCAGTCCCTTTCCCGCAAGTTCACGGAGTGGTCCTACGGGCCTGTGCGGGTGTCGCTGTATGACCTGGCCTCTGTGGACAGCTGGGAGGAGAACTCAGTGCTGGAGATCATCGCCTTTCATTGCCAAAGCCCG CACCGGCACCGAATGGTGGTTTTGGAGCCACTGAACAAACTGCTGCAGGCGAAGTGGAATCTGCTCATCCCCAGGTTCCTCTTCAACTTCCTGTGTTACTTGACCTACGTGTCCATCTTCACCGCTGTCACCTACCACCAGCCTGCCCTGGACAAG GACTTCCTCCCGCTGGAAGGAACTGCTGGGAACTCCGTGCTGCTGCTGGGCCACATCCTGATGCTGCTCGTGGGGGCCAACATCCTCATGGGCCAG CTGTGGTACTTCTGGAGGCGCCGTCTGTTCATCTGGATCTCGTTCATGGACAGCTACTTTGAAATCCTCTT CCTGGTCCAGGCGCTGCTCACCGTGCTGTCCCAGgtgctgtgcttcctggccatcgaGTGGTACCTGCCCCTGCTCGTGTGCTCCCTGGCGCTGGGCTGGGTGAACTTGCTGTACTACACGCGCGGCCTGCAGCACACGGGCATCTACAGTGTCATGATCCAGAAG GTCATCCTGCGGGACCTGCTCCGCTTCCTCCTGGTCTACTTGGTTTTCCTTTTCGGCTTCGCTGTAG cACTGGTGAGCCTTAGCCGGGAGGCCCGGGACCCCGGGGCCCCTGCGGGCTCCAACACCACGGAGGTGGCGGGAAAGGGGGACGCGGAGGGCAGCACGGCCCCGTACGAGGGCGTCCTGGACGCCTCCTTGGAGCTGTTCAAGTTCACCATCGGCATGGGCGAGCTGGCCGTCCAGGATCAGCTGCGCTTCCGTGGGGTGgcgctgctgctgcttctgaccCACGTGCTGCTCACCTACGTCCTGCTGCTCAACATGCTCGTCGCCCTCATGAGCGAGACCGTCAGCAGCGTCGCCAGCGACAGCTGGAGCATCTGGAAGCTGCAG aaagccatctctgtcctggAGATGGAGAACGGCTACTGGTGGTGCAGGAGGAAGAAGCAGCGGGCAGGGGTGAAACTGACAGTTGGCACCAGGCCGGACGGTCGCCCTGACGAGCGCTGGTGCTTCAG GCGCCCTGAAGaacccagccctggcctcccATTCCAGCCAGGACAGTGCCGTGGAGGAAGACCATGTGCCCCTCCAGCTCCTTGA
- the TRPV2 gene encoding transient receptor potential cation channel subfamily V member 2 isoform X8 gives MSSPSSPPAFRLETSDGGQEDGAQVDKGKLGGGAGPPPMESPFQGEDRNFSPQIKVNLNFRKGAGASQPDPNRFDRDRLFSVVARGVPDDLVGLPEYLRRTSKYLTDSEYTEGSTGKTCLMKAVLNLRDGTNACIEPLLQIDRDSGNPRPLVNAQCTDEYYRGHSALHIAIEKRSLPCVKLLVENGADVHARACGQFFQKKSQETCFYFGEMPLSLAACTKQWDVVTYLLENPHQPASLQAADSLGNTALHALVMIADDSAENTEMVTRMYDGLLQAGARLCPTVQLEDIPNLQGLTPLKLAAKEGKIEILRHILQREFLGPCQSLSRKFTEWSYGPVRVSLYDLASVDSWEENSVLEIIAFHCQSPHRHRMVVLEPLNKLLQAKWNLLIPRFLFNFLCYLTYVSIFTAVTYHQPALDKDFLPLEGTAGNSVLLLGHILMLLVGANILMGQLWYFWRRRLFIWISFMDSYFEILFLVQALLTVLSQVLCFLAIEWYLPLLVCSLALGWVNLLYYTRGLQHTGIYSVMIQKVILRDLLRFLLVYLVFLFGFAVALVSLSREARDPGAPAGSNTTEVAGKGDAEGSTAPYEGVLDASLELFKFTIGMGELAVQDQLRFRGVALLLLLTHVLLTYVLLLNMLVALMSETVSSVASDSWSIWKLQKAISVLEMENGYWWCRRKKQRAGVKLTVGTRPDGRPDERWCFRRPEEPSPGLPFQPGQCRGGRPCAPPAP, from the exons ATGTCCTCGCCCTCCAGCCCGCCCGCTTTCAGGCTCGAGACGTCAGATGGAGGCCAAGAAGATGGTGCCCAGGTGGACAAAGGAAAACTGGGCGGTGGTGCCGGGCCACCCCCCATGGAATCACCATTCCAGGGCGAGGACCGGAACTTCTCGCCTCAGATCAAAGTGAACCTCAACTTCCGAAAGGGGGCAGGTGCCAG CCAACCAGACCCAAACCGCTTCGACCGTGACCGGCTCTTCAGCGTGGTGGCCCGGGGGGTCCCCGACGATCTGGTGGGGCTACCAGAGTACCTGCGCCGGACCAGCAAGTACCTCACGGACTCGGAGTACACAG AGGGCTCCACGGGGAAGACATGCCTGATGAAGGCCGTGCTGAACCTTCGGGACGGGACCAACGCCTGCATTGAGCCGCTGCTGCAGATTGACCGGGACTCGGGCAATCCTCGGCCTCTGGTCAACGCCCAGTGCACAGATGAGTACTACCGAGGCCACAGTGCCCTGCACATCGCCATCGAGAAGAGGAGCCTGCCGTGTGTGAAGCTCCTGGTGGAGAATGGGGCTGACGTGCATGCCCGGGCCTGTGGCCAGTTCTTCCAGAAGAAAAGCCAAGAGACCTGCTTCTACTTCG GCGAGATGCCCCTCTCCCTGGCCGCGTGCACCAAGCAGTGGGACGTGGTGACCTACCTCCTGGAGAACCCGCACCAGCCCGCCAGCCTGCAGGCCGCCGACTCGCTGGGCAACACGGCCCTGCACGCCTTGGTGATGATCGCAGACGACTCGGCCGAGAACACGGAGATGGTGACCCGCATGTACGATGGGCTGCTCCAGGCGGGGGCCCGCCTCTGCCCCACGGTGCAGCTCGAGGACATCCCCAACCTGCAGGGCCTCACGCCCCTGAAGCTGGCCGCCAAGGAGGGCAAGATTGAG ATTCTCAGACACATCCTGCAGCGGGAGTTCCTGGGGCCGTGCCAGTCCCTTTCCCGCAAGTTCACGGAGTGGTCCTACGGGCCTGTGCGGGTGTCGCTGTATGACCTGGCCTCTGTGGACAGCTGGGAGGAGAACTCAGTGCTGGAGATCATCGCCTTTCATTGCCAAAGCCCG CACCGGCACCGAATGGTGGTTTTGGAGCCACTGAACAAACTGCTGCAGGCGAAGTGGAATCTGCTCATCCCCAGGTTCCTCTTCAACTTCCTGTGTTACTTGACCTACGTGTCCATCTTCACCGCTGTCACCTACCACCAGCCTGCCCTGGACAAG GACTTCCTCCCGCTGGAAGGAACTGCTGGGAACTCCGTGCTGCTGCTGGGCCACATCCTGATGCTGCTCGTGGGGGCCAACATCCTCATGGGCCAG CTGTGGTACTTCTGGAGGCGCCGTCTGTTCATCTGGATCTCGTTCATGGACAGCTACTTTGAAATCCTCTT CCTGGTCCAGGCGCTGCTCACCGTGCTGTCCCAGgtgctgtgcttcctggccatcgaGTGGTACCTGCCCCTGCTCGTGTGCTCCCTGGCGCTGGGCTGGGTGAACTTGCTGTACTACACGCGCGGCCTGCAGCACACGGGCATCTACAGTGTCATGATCCAGAAG GTCATCCTGCGGGACCTGCTCCGCTTCCTCCTGGTCTACTTGGTTTTCCTTTTCGGCTTCGCTGTAG cACTGGTGAGCCTTAGCCGGGAGGCCCGGGACCCCGGGGCCCCTGCGGGCTCCAACACCACGGAGGTGGCGGGAAAGGGGGACGCGGAGGGCAGCACGGCCCCGTACGAGGGCGTCCTGGACGCCTCCTTGGAGCTGTTCAAGTTCACCATCGGCATGGGCGAGCTGGCCGTCCAGGATCAGCTGCGCTTCCGTGGGGTGgcgctgctgctgcttctgaccCACGTGCTGCTCACCTACGTCCTGCTGCTCAACATGCTCGTCGCCCTCATGAGCGAGACCGTCAGCAGCGTCGCCAGCGACAGCTGGAGCATCTGGAAGCTGCAG aaagccatctctgtcctggAGATGGAGAACGGCTACTGGTGGTGCAGGAGGAAGAAGCAGCGGGCAGGGGTGAAACTGACAGTTGGCACCAGGCCGGACGGTCGCCCTGACGAGCGCTGGTGCTTCAG GCGCCCTGAAGaacccagccctggcctcccATTCCAGCCAGGACAGTGCCGTGGAGGAAGACCATGTGCCCCTCCAGCTCCTTGA